In the genome of Natronomonas salina, the window GCGGCGCTGGTCCTGCTGGTCGCGCTTGTTCCCCTGCTGGGTCTGCCAGTCCTCTTTCTGAGCGCTGCGGGCCGGCTGCGGATTGGCGTCCGTCTGGGACGGACCCTGTCGGCGCTGTCGTTCCTCTTCCTGGGCCTCGCCGCTCCGGTTGCTGGGTCTGTTGTGTTCGGACATGGGTGGATGTTGTAAGGGTCGCCACTCGGTTCGCGCCGCTCCGCGCTCGTTCTACACCGGAAAATCGGGCCGTGAGACCGGTGTGGGTTGTGCCTGCGTTTGCAACGGGCTACGACCGGCCGGGGCGACCGGAACCGACCGGTGGACCCAGCGGGATTTCACGGGCGTCCGATTCGTTCGGGACTCCGAAACGGTCAAACCCGGACGCGGCCAACCGTCGGGTAGTAGATGGCTCTCACCAAGCGGATCATCCCCTGCATCGACGTGGCCCTCGACGACGCGGGGAACGCGTCGGTGTACACCGGCGTGAACTTCGAGGACCTCCAGTACACGGGCGACCCCGTCGAACTGGCGCGCAAGTACAACGAGTCGGGCGCCGACGAGTTCGTCTTCCTCGACATCACGGCGTCGGCGGAGGGCCGCGAGACGATGCTGGACACCGTCTCGGCGGTCGCCGACGAGGTGTTCATCCCGATGACCGTCGGCGGCGGCATCCGGACCCGCGAGGACATCAAGGAGACGCTCCGGGCGGGCGCCGACAAGGTCTCGATCAACACGGGTGCCCTGGAGCGACCCGAACTCATCGGCGAGGGGGCCCGCGCCTTCGGCAGCCAGTGCATCGTCATCTCCGTGGACGCCAAGCGTCGCTTCGACGAGGCCGGCGAGCACTACGCCCAGGTCGACGGCGAGTCCTGCTGGTTCGAGTGCACCGTCAAGGGCGGCCGC includes:
- the hisF gene encoding imidazole glycerol phosphate synthase subunit HisF, yielding MALTKRIIPCIDVALDDAGNASVYTGVNFEDLQYTGDPVELARKYNESGADEFVFLDITASAEGRETMLDTVSAVADEVFIPMTVGGGIRTREDIKETLRAGADKVSINTGALERPELIGEGARAFGSQCIVISVDAKRRFDEAGEHYAQVDGESCWFECTVKGGREGTGVDVVEWAREAAERGAGELFVNSIDADGTKEGYDIPLTKAVCDEVPTPVIASSGAGGPGHMHEVFRDAGADAALAASIFHFEEYTIREVKEYLDERDVPIRL